The following are encoded together in the Thunnus maccoyii chromosome 18, fThuMac1.1, whole genome shotgun sequence genome:
- the casc3 gene encoding protein CASC3: MADRRRRRRRVSQDSEDDDESGSGSDSGRSGSPATKSRGREPDPVEAVAGRVEAKKDVESECESEDGVGEAVLSDYDSADPEENGSHSEGVEEEEEAEQYSDEEAPAAASEPKPSAAEVPTQGEEERHEEAEEEEEEAEGEGGGGGGKEESKVEEKGNLAGERQSGDGQESTDDPETKAGGKPGQKLDDDEDRKNPAYIPRKGLFFEHDVRGHTQEEERPKGRNRKLWKDEGRWEHDRFREEEQAPKSREELIAIYGYDIRNGGGSGERPYRQRRPRQSVSPSRDKRWREGGGERAVRSWQNSGGGPNRGGAPPSSIHPSSSSPSSLPLSSAQRSSNSSRPPPSRSRPSHQNQMHLPPQSQYRNNESNAPQMHPRDRQGSKAQSEPAGDRGVVSRGGRGGGGRGGPSVVIEDITVSQGGVGDEDRGLSAVTASSTSHTSSYQSALPRRQQQEQRGSADRSASGLAASTSDPALQSSSAAAAATNREASPPTERPVERKSYSLARRTRSRPADLGSKQPSMEESAAGGNASSPGSGGGKSWTGGGNGPSQAGGGGGGGGELDQDVARLSLAGQNWSQSPTSYIRSEMRGLPNPMHIPGGPPQFSSMEEMGVGSNRAKRYSSQRQRAVPEPAPPMHLGVMEGHYYEPMSYQGPIYAHGDGPAPIPPQGMLVQPEMHIPHPGLHPHQSGGPIANPAIYGGPPVSLSPGQPQQLLPPPFYPPPGVMTFPYPAMYPTPQGQAQVTYGGVTYYDTMQQQAQPKPSPPRRTSQPVTVKPPPPEVPFASE; this comes from the exons ATGGCGGACCGGCGGCGAAGGAGGAGGCGCGTGTCCCAGGACAGCGAGGACGACGACGAGTCCGGTTCGGGCTCGGACAGCGGGAGGTCGGGCTCCCCGGCGACGAAGAGCCGAGGGAGAGAGCCCGACCCGGTGGAAGCTGTAGCGGGCCGGGTGGAGGCGAAAAAAGACGTGGAGTCCGAGTGT GAGAGTGAGGATGGAGTAGGAGAAG CGGTCCTCTCTGACTACGACAGTGCAGATCCGGAGGAAAACGGCTCCCACTCGGAG ggagtggaggaggaagaggaggcagagcAGTACAGCGATGAAGAGGCTCCGGCAGCAGCCAGCGAGCCTAAACCCTCTGCCGCTGAGGTCCCAACgcagggggaggaagagaggcatgaggaggcagaggaggaggaggaggaggcagagggggagggaggaggaggaggcggtaAAGAGGAGAGCAAGGTGGAGGAGAAAGGAAACCTAGccggagagagacagagcggtGACGGACAG GAGTCCACAGATGATCCCGAGACGAAGGCGGGAGGAAAACCCGGCCAGAAGCTCGACGACGACGAGGACAGAAAGAACCCGGCCTACATCCCCAGGAAGGGTCTGTTCTTCGAGCACGACGTCAGAGGACACacgcaggaggaggagag ACCTAAAGGTCGAAACAGGAAGCTGTGGAAGGACGAGGGTCGCTGGGAGCACGACAGGTtcagggaggaggagcaggCGCCGAAGAGCCGCGAGGAGCTCATCGCCATCTACGGTTACGACATCCGCAACGGCGGTGGCTCCGGAGAGCGACCGTACAGGCAGCGCAGGCCCCG ACAGAGTGTGTCTCCCAGCAGAGACAAACGCTGgcgagaaggaggaggagagcgagCGGTTCGCTCCTGGCAGAACAGCGGAGGAGGTCCGAACCGAGGAGGAGCTCcgccttcatccatccatccctcctcttcctccccttcctctctccctctctcctccgcTCAGCGTAGCAGCAACTCTTCCAGACCGCCTCCCTCCCGCAGCAGACCATCCCACCAGAATCAAATGCACCTCCCGCCTCAGTCCCAGTACAGGAATAACGAATCGAACGCACCCCAGATGCATCCCAGAGACCGACAGGGCTCCAAAGCTCAGTCGGAGCCCGCAGGAGACAGAGGCGTGGTCAGCAGAGGAGGGCGTGGCGGCGGGGGGAGGGGAGGTCCCTCCGTGGTCATCGAGGACATTACGGTCAGCCAAGGTGGCGTTGGGGACGAGGATCGGGGCTTAAGTGCTGTAACGGCGTCGTCAACGTCACATACGAGTAGTTATCAGTCTGCGTTGCCGAGACGACAGCAGCAGGAGCAACGAGGGAGCGCCGACAGATCTGCATCTGGATTGGCCGCCTCCACCTCTGACCCCGCCCTACAGTCGtcgtcagcagcagcagcagcgaccAATCGGGAAGCTTCTCCTCCCACCGAGCGGCCAGTGGAGCGTAAATCATACTCGCTGGCTCGCAGGACTCGCTCTCGGCCCGCGGACCTGGGCAGCAAACAGCCGTCCATGGAGGAGTCTGCAGCCGGAGGGAACGCCTCCTCCCCCGGCAGTGGGGGAGGGAAAAGCTGGACGGGAGGAGGCAACGGGCCGAGCCaggcgggaggaggaggaggaggaggaggcg AGCTCGACCAGGACGTGGCTCGGCTCAGTCTGGCCGGACAGAACTGGAGCCAGAGCCCGACCTCGTACATCCGCTCCGAGATGAGAG GCCTCCCGAACCCCATGCACATCCCCGGCGGCCCGCCTCAGTTCTCCAGCATGGAGGAGATGGGCGTCGGCTCCAACCGGGCCAAACGTTACTCTTCGCAACGTCAGAGAGCCGTACCCGAGCCGGCGCCGCCCATGCACCTGGGAGTGATGGAGGGACACTACTACGAGCCCA TGTCGTATCAGGGACCAATCTACGCCCACGGGGATGGCCCCGCCCCCATCCCGCCGCAGGGCATGCTGGTCCAGCCGGAGATGCACATCCCTCACCCTG GCCTCCATCCCCACCAATCAGGCGGCCCGATCGCCAACCCCGCCATCTATGGAGGCCCGCCGGTGTCTCTGTCGCCAGGGCAACCGCAGCAACTGCTGCCTCCGCCTTTCTACCCTCCGCCAGGGGTCATGACCTTCCCTTACCCAGCCATGTACCCAACCCCGCAG GGTCAGGCCCAGGTGACGTACGGAGGCGTGACCTACTACGACACGATGCAGCAGCAGGCTCAGCCCAAGCCGTCGCCCCCCCGCCGCACATCCCAGCCCGTCACCGTCAAGCCCCCCCCTCCGGAGGTGCCCTTCGCCTCAGAGTGA